The stretch of DNA ACCAGTTGCAGGAGGATCGAGAGTTCCGCTATGACCTGCCTTTTTGACATTAAGAATTCTCCTTACCCAAGCAACCACTTCATGACTTGTAGGGCCCTCAGTCTTGTCGAGGGGTATGAGCCCATAATCCAAGAGCTGCTTTACGCTTCTGTTCTGAGGTGCGCACCCATATTTTGGGTTGGTATCTTCGTGTGCTATTTCTATCAGGTTAGACAAGCTGCTTCACTATTGTGAATACGATCTCCCTGACCTTATTGCTCGGCAACCTGTCCGTAGAAATTACAAAATCAAATACTGAGAGGTCGTCCCCAAACCTTATCGCATACAATCTCTTATAGAGTTCTGCATTTTCCCTGTCCCTCTTTTTCACGACCTTTAGAGATTCATCGTAAGAGGTTTCATCCCTCTTCGACATCCTCTCTGCCCTGTTTTCTGCGGAGGCTTTGAGCCATATCTTCAGAGCATCATCGCATAACCACGCCAAAGGATAACTTGTTACCACAACGCCTCCAGCTTTAAGCTTTTTAATCAGTTTTGCATCGACTTCTTTGTCGAACTGGGGGTTCTTTTGCCTCTCTGCAAGAAACTTCAGACCATCTTTAGTGTCCCACCAGTCGTCATCCCCAATTCTGTATCCTTTCTCCTCCGCAA from Nitrososphaerota archaeon encodes:
- a CDS encoding cytidylate kinase: MISIIISGMPAVGKTTLARAVCTEFGLEYYSGGDALKELAEEKGYRIGDDDWWDTKDGLKFLAERQKNPQFDKEVDAKLIKKLKAGGVVVTSYPLAWLCDDALKIWLKASAENRAERMSKRDETSYDESLKVVKKRDRENAELYKRLYAIRFGDDLSVFDFVISTDRLPSNKVREIVFTIVKQLV